The Microbacterium horticulturae genome has a window encoding:
- the modA gene encoding molybdate ABC transporter substrate-binding protein, which produces MTAFATAAAASLALLLTGCGDTTSSADPAGGASTDALSGEVAVSAAASLQGAFDKAISEFESAHPEVKITANYDGSSTLATQINGGAKVDVFASADEANMAKVTDPGLASDPAIFAKNTLVVVTPSGNPGDVKTLQDLANPDLKVVLCAPEVPCGAASQTLLKNADVTVRPASLEQNVTAVLTKVQNDEADAGLVYKTDAATSDQVTSFTPEGADAVVNSYPIVVLKDAPNKAAAQAFVDFVTGSDGQAILASFGFDKP; this is translated from the coding sequence ATGACCGCCTTCGCCACTGCCGCTGCGGCATCCCTCGCCCTCCTGCTGACGGGCTGCGGCGACACCACGTCGTCCGCGGACCCCGCCGGCGGTGCGTCGACCGACGCGCTCAGCGGCGAGGTCGCGGTGTCGGCTGCGGCCTCGCTGCAAGGCGCCTTCGACAAGGCGATCTCCGAGTTCGAGTCTGCCCACCCCGAGGTGAAGATCACGGCGAACTACGACGGCTCGAGCACGCTCGCGACGCAGATCAACGGGGGTGCGAAGGTCGACGTGTTCGCCTCGGCCGACGAAGCCAACATGGCGAAGGTGACCGACCCGGGCCTCGCTTCTGACCCGGCGATCTTCGCGAAGAACACGCTCGTGGTGGTGACGCCTTCGGGCAACCCGGGTGACGTGAAGACCCTGCAAGACCTGGCGAACCCCGACCTGAAGGTCGTCCTGTGCGCACCGGAGGTGCCGTGCGGTGCGGCATCCCAGACCCTCCTGAAGAACGCGGACGTCACCGTGCGGCCCGCAAGCCTCGAGCAGAACGTGACAGCCGTGCTCACCAAGGTGCAGAACGACGAGGCCGACGCCGGGCTCGTGTACAAGACCGACGCCGCCACCAGCGATCAGGTCACCTCGTTCACGCCCGAAGGCGCCGACGCGGTCGTCAACTCCTACCCGATCGTCGTGCTGAAGGATGCCCCGAACAAGGCGGCCGCGCAGGCGTTCGTCGACTTCGTCACCGGCAGCGACGGGCAGGCGATCCTCGCCTCGTTCGGATTCGACAAGCCATGA
- a CDS encoding ThiF family adenylyltransferase — protein MLPPLVEPVIALSDAEQMRTARHQRLAGFGPDGQRRLAAARVGVIGAGGLGSPAILALSAAGVGELVVFDDDDVDASNLQRQVIHRRQDIGRPKTDSAERVAAERSETRVRPVRTRLTHDNAAELLDGVDLVLDGTDSFDSREIVAVACERLDVPVVWGTVQEFAGLVTVFWSAPPAPAEPVRLRDLYPSGSEAPACSAVGVLGPVCLQVGALMATEAIKLITGIGRPLLGRVALIDALAGTQREAPLRATRASDAAPAVSAPLTEVDEPGETDVVIDVREDAEVVTGMLPGARHVPLRALLGDATGVAGSLGGQPAVLVCQVGVRARTAAYALKAAGAHVTVLRGGMDGWNARRKEHA, from the coding sequence ATGCTGCCCCCGCTGGTCGAGCCCGTCATCGCGCTCAGCGATGCCGAGCAGATGCGTACCGCGCGCCATCAGCGCCTGGCCGGGTTCGGGCCCGACGGGCAACGGCGCCTGGCCGCCGCGCGGGTGGGCGTGATCGGCGCCGGGGGCCTCGGCTCCCCTGCGATCCTCGCCCTGTCGGCAGCCGGCGTCGGTGAGCTCGTCGTCTTCGACGATGACGACGTGGACGCCTCCAACCTGCAGCGTCAGGTGATCCACCGACGCCAAGACATCGGCCGACCCAAGACCGACAGCGCCGAACGGGTGGCCGCCGAGAGGTCGGAGACCCGCGTGCGCCCCGTGCGCACGCGGCTCACTCATGACAACGCCGCCGAGCTGCTCGACGGCGTCGACCTCGTGCTCGACGGCACCGATTCGTTCGACAGCCGCGAGATCGTCGCCGTCGCGTGCGAGCGCCTCGACGTGCCCGTGGTCTGGGGCACCGTGCAAGAGTTCGCGGGCCTGGTCACCGTGTTCTGGTCGGCACCGCCCGCGCCCGCCGAGCCCGTCAGACTGCGCGATCTCTACCCCTCGGGCAGCGAAGCACCCGCGTGCTCGGCGGTCGGCGTGCTGGGCCCCGTGTGCCTGCAGGTGGGGGCACTCATGGCGACCGAGGCGATCAAGCTCATCACCGGCATCGGCCGGCCACTGCTGGGCCGGGTGGCGCTCATCGACGCGCTCGCGGGCACGCAGCGCGAAGCGCCGCTGCGTGCGACGCGAGCGTCGGATGCGGCACCCGCAGTTTCCGCTCCGCTCACCGAGGTCGACGAGCCCGGTGAGACCGACGTCGTCATCGACGTGCGCGAAGACGCCGAGGTCGTCACGGGAATGCTGCCGGGTGCACGACATGTGCCGCTGCGAGCGCTGCTGGGCGATGCGACCGGCGTCGCGGGATCGCTGGGCGGTCAGCCCGCGGTGCTGGTGTGCCAGGTGGGCGTGCGGGCGCGCACGGCCGCCTACGCGCTGAAGGCCGCCGGGGCGCACGTCACGGTGCTGCGCGGGGGCATGGACGGGTGGAACGCCCGGCGGAAGGAGCACGCATGA
- a CDS encoding TOBE domain-containing protein, with protein MSASYKISQAARLLGVSDDTVRRWVEQEVLPVTDASPAEIPGAALAQRAVELAKAAEDPTDVLSSARNRFTGLVTKVVADGVCAQVDIQAGPHRVVSLMTAEAVEALGLEVGSLAVAVVKATTVIVETPRA; from the coding sequence ATGTCCGCAAGCTACAAGATCTCCCAGGCCGCCCGGCTGCTCGGGGTCAGCGATGACACCGTGCGTCGCTGGGTCGAGCAGGAGGTGCTGCCGGTCACCGACGCGAGCCCGGCCGAGATCCCCGGCGCAGCACTCGCGCAGCGCGCCGTCGAGCTGGCGAAGGCTGCGGAAGACCCGACCGACGTGCTCTCCAGCGCTCGCAACCGCTTCACCGGGCTGGTCACGAAGGTCGTCGCCGACGGCGTCTGCGCCCAAGTCGACATCCAGGCGGGTCCCCACCGGGTCGTGTCGCTCATGACGGCCGAGGCCGTCGAGGCGCTCGGGCTGGAGGTCGGCTCACTGGCCGTCGCCGTCGTCAAGGCCACCACTGTCATCGTCGAGACTCCCCGCGCCTGA